A genomic stretch from Oreochromis niloticus isolate F11D_XX linkage group LG11, O_niloticus_UMD_NMBU, whole genome shotgun sequence includes:
- the fzd1 gene encoding frizzled-1, with translation MAYNRLLRSALVFLFFILFLNLGIFRVNGQYGGSDRGLSIPEHGFCQPISIPLCTDIAYNETIMPNLLGHTNQEDAGLEVHQFYPLVKVQCSPDLKFFLCSMYAPVCTVLEKALPPCRSLCERARQGCEALMNKFGFQWPDSLACDSFPVHGAGELCVGQNMSDHTEPQPGPYSTERPPTDPGNGQFRCPASLRVPPYLNYRFLGQENCAAPCEPKRSHGMMYFSEEELKFARIWIGIWSVLCCASTLFTVLTYLVDMKRFSYPERPIVFLSGCYTMVSIAYIAGFLLEDKVVCNDKFDNDIKTVVQGTKKEGCTILFMMLYFFSMASSIWWVILALTWFLAAGMKWGHEAIEANSQYFHLAAWAVPAIKTITILAVGQVDGDVLSGVCFVGINSVDALRGFVLAPLFVYLFIGTSFLLAGFVSLFRIRTIMKHDGTKTEKLEKLMVRIGIFSVLYTVPATIVIACYFYEQAFREQWERTWISQTCKTYAVPCPAHSHPNMSPDFTVFMIKYLMTLIVGITSGFWIWSGKTLNSWRRFYTRLANSKQGETTV, from the coding sequence ATGGCTTACAACAGACTTCTCCGCTCGGCtttggtttttctgttttttatccTGTTCCTGAACCTGGGAATTTTTCGAGTCAACGGCCAATACGGCGGCAGTGACCGAGGATTGTCTATACCGGAGCACGGATTCTGTCAGCCCATTTCCATCCCCCTGTGCACGGACATCGCCTACAATGAGACTATCATGCCGAACCTGCTGGGCCACACCAACCAGGAGGACGCGGGGCTGGAGGTCCACCAGTTCTACCCGCTGGTGAAAGTGCAGTGCTCCCCGGATTTAAAGTTCTTCCTGTGCTCCATGTATGCCCCCGTGTGCACCGTGCTGGAGAAGGCGCTGCCCCCGTGCCGCTCTCTGTGTGAGCGCGCGCGGCAGGGCTGCGAGGCGCTCATGAACAAGTTCGGCTTCCAGTGGCCCGACAGCCTCGCGTGCGATAGCTTCCCGGTCCACGGCGCGGGGGAGCTGTGCGTCGGCCAGAACATGTCGGACCACACGGAGCCCCAGCCCGGGCCCTACTCCACCGAGCGGCCACCTACTGACCCGGGGAACGGGCAGTTCAGATGCCCGGCCTCGCTCAGGGTGCCTCCCTACCTGAACTACCGCTTCCTCGGGCAGGAGAACTGCGCCGCTCCGTGCGAGCCGAAGAGATCCCACGGGATGATGTACTTCAGCGAGGAGGAGCTCAAATTCGCCCGCATATGGATCGGCATATGGTCAGTGCTGTGTTGTGCTTCCACTTTATTCACCGTGCTCACCTACCTGGTGGACATGAAGCGCTTCAGCTACCCAGAGAGGCCCATCGTCTTCCTTTCTGGCTGCTACACTATGGTTTCCATCGCCTACATTGCTGGATTTTTACTGGAGGACAAAGTGGTTTGCAATGACAAGTTTGACAACGACATAAAGACTGTGGTGCAGGGCACCAAAAAGGAGGGCTGCACCATCCTCTTCATGATGCTGTACTTCTTCAGCATGGCCAGCTCAATCTGGTGGGTCATCCTGGCTCTCACCTGGTTCCTGGCGGCAGGAATGAAGTGGGGCCACGAAGCTATTGAGGCCAACTCTCAGTATTTCCACCTGGCGGCCTGGGCCGTTCCTGCCATCAAAACCATCACCATCCTGGCAGTAGGACAGGTGGATGGAGACGTGTTGAGTGGGGTTTGCTTTGTGGGCATCAACAGCGTGGATGCCCTGCGCGGCTTTGTTCTGGCGCCGCTCTTCGTATACCTGTTTATTGGCACTTCCTTCCTTTTGGCCGGATTCGTGTCCCTGTTTCGAATCCGGACCATCATGAAGCACGACGGCACCAAGACGGAGAAGCTGGAGAAACTGATGGTGCGGATAGGCATCTTCAGCGTGCTCTACACCGTGCCGGCCACCATCGTCATCGCCTGTTACTTTTACGAGCAGGCCTTCAGAGAGCAGTGGGAGAGGACGTGGATCAGCCAGACGTGCAAGACATACGCCGTGCCGTGTCCGGCCCACAGCCACCCCAACATGAGCCCGGACTTCACCGTCTTCATGATCAAGTATCTCATGACGCTCATTGTTGGCATCACTTCTGGCTTCTGGATCTGGTCCGGAAAGACCCTTAACTCCTGGAGGAGGTTTTACACGAGACTGGCCAACAGTAAACAGGGGGAGACCACAGTGTAG